In a single window of the Cydia pomonella isolate Wapato2018A chromosome 2, ilCydPomo1, whole genome shotgun sequence genome:
- the LOC133534167 gene encoding transcription initiation factor TFIID subunit 12, protein MSNNMNPGGNMPSIGSMNPSSAIQYANNPLQSPQLQSSSIQSSPSQHSPMSSQSSIGAKVNTSGDQTTQLLSRPRLQELVREVDPTVQLDEEVEEMLLQLADDFIDTSLNAACALAKHRHAPTVELRDVQLHLERQWNMWIPGFGNDELRPYKRAAVTEAHKQRMALIRKTIKKY, encoded by the exons ATGTCAAACAACATGAACCCAGGAGGTAATATGCCCTCGATTGGGTCCATGAATCCATCTAGTGCGATCCAATACGCGAATAACCCGCTGCAAAGTCCGCAGCTTCAGTCGAGCTCCATCCAGAGCTCGCCGTCGCAACACAGTCCTATGAGTAGCCAGTCATCAATTGGCGCCAAAGTGAATACCAGTGGTGATCAAACTACACAG CTCCTTAGCAGACCCAGACTTCAGGAGTTGGTGAGAGAAGTGGACCCCACTGTGCAACTAGATGAGGAGGTGGAGGAGATGCTACTGCAGTTGGCTGATGACTTCATTGACACATCTCTAAATGCTGCATGTGCACTCGCCAAACACAGACATGCTCCCACGGTGGAATTGAGGGATGTGCAGTTACATTTAG AGAGACAATGGAATATGTGGATTCCAGGCTTCGGCAACGACGAGCTCCGGCCGTACAAGCGCGCCGCCGTCACCGAGGCGCACAAACAGCGCATGGCTCTCATACGGAAAACTATCAAGAAGTACTAG